CCCGATATGTCACCGATTCTCTCGCCACTCACCGACTGGCCACCTTGCGGTAACGCCCCACGGCCAGCGGCACGAAAACCAGCACGATCAGCACCGAGGAACCGACCGCGTAGAGCAGCGCGTGCTCGGCGGGCCAACTCGTCGGGGCGGGCATCCCGACCCGCACGGGATTGCCGAACAACTCCCGGAGCACATCGGCGTTCACCGTGATCGGGTTCCACTGCGCGAACACCCGCAACGGCGTCGGCATCGCCTCGGCGGAAACGAAGGCCGAGGATATGAAGGTGACGGGGAACAGCCACAACAGTCCCGCGCTCTGCGCCACCTCGACGCTGCGCGCGATGAGCCCTATGAAGGCCCCGACCCAGGACATCGCGAAGGAGAACAGCAACAGGACCAGGTAGGCGAGCACCACATCGGTGAAGTCGCCACGCAACCGCCACCCCACCAGCAGGCCGCACACCGACATGATCACCACGGTCAGCACGCTCACGGCCAGGTCCGAGCTGGTACGGCCGAGGAGCACGGCCACTCTGGACATGGGCAGCGCGCGGAACCGCTCGACTATCCCCCGTTGCAGGTCGTTGGCCAGACCGATGACGGTGAACGAGGAGTTGAATAACTCCTCCCCCGAAAGACAAAAACTAGTCGCTGTCCCAACGGGACGCAATAGCAACAGTGGCAGGCGCTCCCCTGTACGCGCCCGGAGTGATGACGATCCGGCGGATCAACCGCGACAGCAGCTCTCGCCGTTCGAGAACTTCGAGGCTCGGCCACTCGGCGAGTAGTCCCTCGGCGATCTCCTGGGGTGCCGGACCCGAGTGTTGCTGTTGTTCCTCGGCTCGGGCTATGCGGGTTTCGAGCGTGGCGCGGCGCTCGATCAGCTCCGCCCGGTCCTGGTCGTACTCGGCGTCGGTGATCCTCTCGGCGATCAGGTGCCGCCGAAGGTTCGTGAGCCGCTTGTCGACCTCGTCGAGTTCACGCCGCGCCTGGTCGACATCGGTGCGCGCTCGTAGCTGGGCGGCCTCGACATCTCGGGCGCGTGCGGCCGCGTCGCCCACGTCGTCGGCGAGCTCCTGCAACCACTCGAAAACCACTGGGTATAGCCGCTTTTCCATGATGTTGCAGGGCCGGCCGATCGCCCGCTGTAGATGGTGGGCGCACGAGAATAGATAGTGGCCGTTGGTTCGCTTGCGCACCATCGGCCCGTGCCCACACTCCGAGTCGCCACAGTAGGTCAGCCCGGACAGCGGGTGCGACGGGTTGGTCGAGCGGGCAGGCTGGTCGAGCCGTTCGAGCCGTGCGCGCTTGTACTGCACCCACGTGTCCCGGTCGATGATCGGCTCGTGCACGCCGTCGAGCCATTCCCGGCGATCGATGGCGTCGTTGACCACCTTGCCGCCGCGCATGATGTCGCGGGACAGCAGCCCGGCCGCGAAACCGCTGTCGAGGAGGATGCGCAGGCTTTTCGCGTTCCACTCGCGGCCCCGCTTATTGGGAATGCCAGCACGGTTGAGCTCTTTCGTGATCGCACTCAATCCCCGCCCGGCGATGTAGCTCTTGTACATCCACCGGACGGTGGCCGCCTCCTCCGGCTCGGGTTCGTAGTACTCGTGGTCGCTGTCGCATATCCAGGTATAGCCGTACCGGTGGCCACCGCTGGCGGGCAGTCCCGCCTCCCGGCGCCACTTGTGGGTTTCGCCCCATTGCTCGCCCTTCTGGCGACTATCCAGAGCCGCCGCCGCGAGCATCACATCCCGACTAAACTCTCCGCCGGCGGTCGAGGTGTCCACGGGCTCGGTGGAGCTCTCGACGAGCGCCCCAGTTTTCTCGATGGCGTCGAGTGCCATCTGCTGGTGGAGCCGCTGTCGGGAGAGTCGGGACCAGCGGTAGACGATGGCGCGCTCGATCTCGCCGTTACGCGCCATCGTCAGGGTCTGCTGCAACCCTTTCCGCTTGTCCCATTTGAGCCCGGAGATACCGGGATCGGAGAGCACGGCTACGACGGTGTAGCCCATGCGGGCGCAGTACTCACGCCCCGCGGTTTCCTGGATTTCCAGGCTGATGCTTTCCTCGCGGTGCGCGCTCTGCCGCAGGTATAGAACGGCTCGTGGTGCGGTGGCCCGCGCCTTGCGGGCAGCGGTCATGTGGTGCTCCTGTCGTGTCTTGCGTCAGTTGCCGCGAGTCTCGCGGAGTACAGCGCTCGCGAGTACGTCGGCCTCGGCAAGCGTGAGTACCTCGGGATCTCGGCCGTCGTAGCTGACGGCGATGTACGGAGGGGCGGCGGTGCGGTCGACCATGATGCGGACGTGCTCGCCCGCCTCGGTGGTCAGTGCGGCGATGTCGGTCTCTCTGTGTGCCGCCTGGTCCGCCGTGTGTGTCATGCAGTCCTCCCCTCGTGTCGCAGGGTGCCTGCCCCGTAGCACCCTGCGTTCGAACGTGAGTTCGATTATGCCGTACGCGCTCCCCCAAGGTCGTCCAAATTGCCGTGTTTGTTAGCCCGTTCGACAGCACAATCCGGACACAACTAGCGAGTAACCTGCGTCTCTAGCCCATTTGGGCCAACTTCAACGGATCGTGCAACATCGCTGGTCATTCGATGTAACCACCACCATCACTGTCCGGAATGCGCCGACGTAGCTCGATCAGGAGCTCCTCAGTGGAGAAGTCCCGAGGACTGGCGGAGGTGTCAGCCGCAGCGCCGGCTTCCTCCGTGCTCATGATGCCAGCCATTACGAACACGGTTTTCGTGTTCAGGTTGAGCGCTCTCGCTACTTTTCGTGAGTTGCTGGGGTTTGGCAGTGCTTTCCCCTGGAGCCATCTGTAGATGATGACGGGCGATAGCTCCGAGTAGCGCGCTAGGTCG
This genomic stretch from Actinopolyspora halophila DSM 43834 harbors:
- a CDS encoding ABC transporter permease; translated protein: MLLRPVGTATSFCLSGEELFNSSFTVIGLANDLQRGIVERFRALPMSRVAVLLGRTSSDLAVSVLTVVIMSVCGLLVGWRLRGDFTDVVLAYLVLLLFSFAMSWVGAFIGLIARSVEVAQSAGLLWLFPVTFISSAFVSAEAMPTPLRVFAQWNPITVNADVLRELFGNPVRVGMPAPTSWPAEHALLYAVGSSVLIVLVFVPLAVGRYRKVASR
- a CDS encoding recombinase family protein; the protein is MTAARKARATAPRAVLYLRQSAHREESISLEIQETAGREYCARMGYTVVAVLSDPGISGLKWDKRKGLQQTLTMARNGEIERAIVYRWSRLSRQRLHQQMALDAIEKTGALVESSTEPVDTSTAGGEFSRDVMLAAAALDSRQKGEQWGETHKWRREAGLPASGGHRYGYTWICDSDHEYYEPEPEEAATVRWMYKSYIAGRGLSAITKELNRAGIPNKRGREWNAKSLRILLDSGFAAGLLSRDIMRGGKVVNDAIDRREWLDGVHEPIIDRDTWVQYKRARLERLDQPARSTNPSHPLSGLTYCGDSECGHGPMVRKRTNGHYLFSCAHHLQRAIGRPCNIMEKRLYPVVFEWLQELADDVGDAAARARDVEAAQLRARTDVDQARRELDEVDKRLTNLRRHLIAERITDAEYDQDRAELIERRATLETRIARAEEQQQHSGPAPQEIAEGLLAEWPSLEVLERRELLSRLIRRIVITPGAYRGAPATVAIASRWDSD
- a CDS encoding helix-turn-helix domain-containing protein, with the protein product MQETDFATWLQTELDQRGWSQADLARYSELSPVIIYRWLQGKALPNPSNSRKVARALNLNTKTVFVMAGIMSTEEAGAAADTSASPRDFSTEELLIELRRRIPDSDGGGYIE